The proteins below come from a single Papaver somniferum cultivar HN1 chromosome 11, ASM357369v1, whole genome shotgun sequence genomic window:
- the LOC113324781 gene encoding uncharacterized protein LOC113324781, which translates to MLCCDGAARGNLGRAGAGVVVRDTNANVLGAMSVGFGIQTNYLAEVLCIVVGLEWATKFGMTDVCIRSDSMDAILVFSGNINLVPCFLLLRWLAVMAIHNDIRFVHSYREANIAAHTMAKRGCLLEEGVGLSYDNRPDFIIAIELPNVTYFIFD; encoded by the coding sequence ATGCTTTGTTGTGATGGGGCTGCAAGGGGGAATCTGGGTAGAGCTGGGGCTGGAGTTGTAGTTCGTGATACAAATGCTAATGTTTTGGGAGCCATGAGTGTTGGTTTTGGCATTCAAACAAATTACTTGGCGGAGGTTTTATGTATCGTAGTTGGTCTTGAGTGGGCAACTAAATTTGGAATGACTGATGTTTGTATTCGTTCGGATTCGATGGATGCTATTTTGGTGTTCTCTGGCAACATTAATTTGGtgccttgttttcttcttttgaggTGGTTAGCTGTGATGGCTATACATAATGACATTCGTTTTGTTCATTCGTATAGAGAAGCAAATATTGCTGCTCATACCATGGCAAAAAGAGGTTGTTTATTAGAAGAAGGAGTGGGATTAAGTTATGACAATAGGCCTGATTTTATTATTGCTATTGAATTACCAAATGTAACTTATTTTATATTCgattag